The nucleotide window GAACTAAAACATAGTACTAATCTTTAACTAGATTTCTCGGAATAAATTCGCAAACCCAGTGCTGTCAAACTTTTTTTAAACTAaagaattttctaagtctttaagctagttttgatttcaagtcccatttctaagctattggaaacactagttagcaatgttatttttctacagcaagtatttcattgtcatctataaagtttatactctaaactttatttaagtgccacatatatgttctatagtatttttgttcaataaaaattggtttacaaCCCTACTTGTTAGCTGTATGAGTTATGAAATAACTTTTTGTTTAAcacttttattgatcattttaattgCAATGCTTTATCTATGCACTCCATCACATGCACTAACATATAAATAATTTAGGATGTAACACGGAGGGTGTTACACTTAACCTTAGCGGTGTGGCAACTCTATCTGACGTTGATGCTTGGAATGCCGACGTTCCCCCAAACCTTGACGCCAAGCTTTGTCCCTTCATCCTACAAGCTATCCTTTGGCGGTTGTGGGACGCCAGAAACGGGGAGATCTTCAGGAATGAGTCTCCTTCTAGTCAATCTGTGATCTCAAAAATCTGTGATGATCTTGTAATTTGGCGCAAACGCTTCAGGAATGATCTAGATGTAACTAACCTGAACAACTGGAGCTGTTTTCTTCTCCACTGTAGTACCTCGAACGGCCCCattcggcttacccagaaaccggcttgttcggcttattttttcagctagaatagtatttttctctcacaacaattcagccagaatagtgtttttcagccaagtttcagcaagccgaacggggccgaaCATCTCCACACTTGTGGAGCCCTGAAATGAAAAAGTTTGGTGGGGAATCTCTCCCCCgttgatttaaaaaaaaaattgaactGCTTTTTTGAAATTCCTACACTATTTCTATAAAATTTCTGTATTCCAACTTCGAAACAGGCTTTGTGATGGAGTGTAGTCAGAACGACAAcctgttcgcttgctcatatacgatcgtgaattataagctaaaatagtatttttctcttacaccaaactagtcagcaataaataatccatgatcgtttacgacgaaacgaacatgcTGTTACAGTGAGCCGCTAAGTTGGCACGTCCTGAGCTGCTGCTTGCTTGTGTCTATCGTCTTAATTGATCCTGATGGGAGCCAACAATTAGCACGGTTCAAATTTACAGTGAataattaatatttatgtctaTAACTAAATTTACTATCAAGtatattttataactaatttaataatatttagcTTATATCATAAATACTAGTATTTTTATATAATTTCAATCAAACTTTAAACAGTTTCCCTAAAAGCGAGGAAAGTGAGAATTGAACGGAGGGAGCAGCTGCTACTAGCCACTAGCCCCACTAGCTAGCTCGCACTACCACCTGTAAGCTCAGGGTGGGGTGGGACCCGCCACTACCAGCCACTGCCGAGGGGGCTCCGCCACGCCTCTCGATTGCTTCTGCAGTTCCAACAGTGTTCAGAAGCACTGCTCACCTGACCCCTCCACCTCCAGATGCGTTGCGATGCGCTTTAAAAGGGACGGACGGACCAGGCTCGCCTGGCTCCGGCTGGCTGCCTCTTTCTCCCATCCCACCTCCTCCTCTGTATCCATCCATCTGCTGCCGTCCCCCTCCCGCTGCGTGCGAGAGCCGCGCCACGAGAACGGCGCCCGAGATCACTTTTCCCGTCCGCGGCACCTCCGCTGCTCCCACGGTGAGAATTCCGCGTGCTCGGTTGGCTTGCCTGGCTGGCTGGTGGTCTGGTGCAGCCTGCGGCGGCGGGGCGGCCGTGGTTTTTTAATTTGCCTGCGGCGCAGCTCCGCCCGGCCCCCCTCAATTGGCTCCCGAGTCCGGAAGATTCCTTGCTTTGCCGGCGAAATTCGGGCTCGTCCTGACGGTTTATCCGCTGGATTTGCGAGGGGTGGTTGTGAGTGAGGTGATCGGGGTCATCTCGGGCCCAAAGGTGGCGGTTTTACTTCGATTAGTCCCTGAACCTCTCGGGTTCTTGTGAATTTCTTGCTCACTCGGTTGCATTCAGTGCCTGGTGCTTAATTGGGCATGGGGTACTATAGAATTGGGATTAGACAGATGCTAGTGCTTCAGTCTGTCGCTGTGGTTCTTGTGAATTCCTTGCTCACTCGGTTGCAATCTGCTGGTTGCGCCTGATTGTGACGTTTATGCTGCACAGAGTTGACTAGTAGCCACGATAATGATTGGAAGCAGCCGCCCGCCTTTGTCTTGTTTTCTTTCTTCTCTGTTCTCTGTACTGGCGAACGTTGGTTTCAGTTTATACCCGGCTGGATTGAAAGACAGATGCTTTGGACTTTGAAGGCTGCGTGCTAGTTCCGTTCATATTGGTTGAGATTTCGGTAGTAAGACTAAGAACGCACTTGTGGTCAGGCTTGCTTTGTTAGGGGGTAGACATTAGACAGATGCTAGTGCTTCAGTCTGTCGCTGTGGTCGCTAGTGCTTTCTTACCTGGGAATTAGTTTCTTGTCCTACTTATCTGAATATAAGCTTTTCATCGATTATTTTTGCTCAGACCAATTTCTATCATGTATAAGTctcccgtcctcctcctccacacccccgcccccgccccgcccccccccccccccccccccccccccccccccccccccctgctttGCTTGATGCTATTGTTCTATGGGTTGATCACTTCTCAATAAAATACTGAACAATGATTGCCTTATCATGTTCGAAGAATATGGTCGTGGGTGTTGCCTGTCTAGGTGACTTTGCTGATAAACGTGTTCCTGATTCTTGTTTGACTTTACTTTCAATGAACTCAGGTCCACGCATAGTATGCTGTTACTTCAGTCTGCTGTACTGTATAAACATTCGAGCTTCTTTTCATACTGTATCCAAGTAGCTTTACTTGGGACAGTCAGAGCTGCCTGCGTAGTTGGTCCACGCCTTAGGATTTGATGAGTTCATATTGATGGTCTTGCCACGTTGCTCGTCCTTGTTTAAAAGCAGATTGCCACAATGCCTTGCGTCTGGAGTCTGGTTAATTGTGTGCCTTGCTAATATTCACCCATTTTCTTACCCTTGTGATACGGGTTTTTGGAGTACGGTTGTTTGTTGCAGTAGTTTTTCCATGTCTTAGGATTTCTGTAGGTTTATATAGGTGGCCTGCCTGCCACACTGCTCTGTTTTAACAACGAAAATTCTCATTACTTTGTATCTGTTAAAGTGTGTGACTTGCTAATGTTTATCCATCTGTTGATCTTTGTTATTCAGGCTTCTGGAGGGCAATTCTTTGCTGTTTAGCTCAAAAGTAAAAAGGGTAGATGGGATCAGAAGGACCTTCAGTTGTCACTGTCCATGTTACTGGATTTAAGAAGTTCCATGGGGTTGCTGAGAACCCAACTGAGAAAATTGTGACCAATCTTAATTCTTTCTTGGAAAAGCGAGGGTTGCCAAAAAATCTTGTCCTTGGAAGCTGTACAGTTCTTGAAACAGCAGGGCAGGGGTCACTTCCCACATTATATAAGGTTTTAGAGTCTGCTATTGCAGACAGAGGAACTGGGTCGTCTGCACAGGGACAAGTTATTTGGGTGAGTGCTCAGTGCTAACCATATTCTTGATTTGATAGTGTAGTCTAGGATCACGCTAGATGAATCAGTGTTCCTCTAACTTATAGCTAAAATATCTGTGTTCTAATGTTTACCATGTTTTTATTCTCTCAAACCAGGAGATTAGCATTCAAACTATCGCAGTTCATATAGCAAGTTCTTTCATGCATTGCCGAATGAAACTATGAATTCTGCAGTATTTAATGGATATATAATGCATTATCAAGTATCATTTAAAGCATAATTATTGGGTACTCATCAATGTCAAtgcatattgctagttgatacgCTTCGTCTTATGGTGAAGGCCTAATTACAATTCACAAGAATTTTACCCTCTTATTTGACCATGTGATAAGATGTTCACCTTACAGCATTAAAATTATCGAGAAAAAGTaaaaaggggcgtacccagtgcagagctcccgctctgtgcggggtctggggaagggtgtcggtGGCAAGCCTTAtcttcgcctgtgcaatgcgaggagaccgcgactcgaacccgggaccttccggtcacaggcggtaagactctaccgcttgcaccaggcccgcccttcaaaatTATCGAGAAAAAGTAAAGCATCTTAAATGATGATTGGAAACTAATGCTTCTGTTGTCACAAGAATTAGTTTCATCTTGTGGATTGTCATGCTTTTTCTCTGAAAATATATTTTAGAAAACATAGTTTGTATCCAGTGTCACTGGAACTGATTTTATTATGGAATATATTTCAGATCCACTTTGGGGTCAACAGTGGTGCAACAAGGTTTGCCCTTGAGAACCAAGCTGTTAATGAGGCTACCTTCCGGTGTCCAGATGAGCTAGGATGGAAACCTCAGGTCGCTTTGTTGTCTAATGCCTGTTATTGTTATCTAGACTTACAAATAAACCTTGTTGATGCATTTTGACCATCTTCATTTGTTCCTGTGCAGAGGGTCCCTATTGTGCCCTCTGATGGAAGCATCTTGCGAACGAGAGAGGTAAAGATTTGATAAGTTTGATTTGATGGGTGCTTGTTATTTATATGTGCAGTCTTACTTCGTTTAATGTCTTGTCATATATAATTATGTATCTGGAATCCGCTTTCTGTGTGCGATATTTACCTTCAAAGGTGTGTGAAGTTGATAAGTTCTTAATGTATTTGGTTGTACCCACCAAATATTCATTGATagactaccccaacttgcttgcgactaaaaggctttgttgttgttgttgttgtatgcaGGAGTATTGTAATTCATCCGTTCCTATTACTTCTATTTGAATTCAAGCATCAATCTGTGAGAAATTAACAAATACTATGATAAACAGTCTGGTAGATTTGCCACGGTTATCTATAGTGCATAGAAGACCTAGTCCCCAACGATATCACAATGGCTTCAACGGCTTTTCTATTTTATCTTGTTCTGTTCTCCCCCAACCTGATTTGTATTCTTCAAAGTTCTCTTTTTTATTTAtatagaaatatatttttccGTAGGGGCTTGCCCCTCCTGTTTcattaaaagaaaaaaacaatCTGCTAGAGCTATGGATTTTACCTGTGCACCAAAATGTTGTTTATTGTACCAAACAACCTGCCAGAGCTGGATTTTACATGCACACACTTAATCCTTTAGGCTTTTTGATTGATATTTTCCATTGAAAGCATTGGTGATCCTGATATTAATCACCCTTTTCATAACCAACCAGACTACCCTGCCAGTGAATGAATTGACCAAGTCGCTCCGGAAGATAGGCTACGACGTGGTGCCCTCCGACGACACTGGTCGGTTTGTATGCAACTATGTGTACTACCACTCTCTTCGGTTCGCGGAGCAACACGGCATCAAATCTCTGTTCGTGCATGTGCCCCTCTTCTTGACGATCGATGAGGAGGTCCAGATGCACTTTGCCGCTTCCCTCCTCGAAGTCCTTGCTTCCTCCACCAACTAGGAACAGCAGTTCGAAGGTGCGTCTGCTCAGCCTTCCGGTCCAGTTCATTGCTGTAGGACAGAACAGAAGAGTGAGTGTAACACTGCTGTCCGGTTGGTCTCCTTCCCTCCTTGCAGATCAGCGTTTGGACTCCTATCTCAAGGATGGATGTAAAGTTGGATGCAGGCTGAATAAGGTGGTGTGGTCATTGGCGATGGATGTTGATCTTGCTCCAGAGGGTGTGTTTGGGGGGGAAAAAAGGAAATTGCTCCAGATGTTGATCTTGCTCCAGAGGGTGTGTTtgggaaaaaaaaggaaattgCTGCATAGAGTCAGACAGTCGGTGTATCTTCATGTGGCCAATTGCGGCTTGTATGCCATCAATCAAGCGCTGTAAACATGCCTGAAAAAATTGGGGACCTGGATTTCAATAAGATTTGAGTCGTTGGGGCAGACGCATTGCATTACATGTATGCTGGGGCTGATAAATATGCTGAACACAAATTGTTTGCATAGTCTAGTCTGACGGTGTTCAGCCAGATAAATATGCTGACGCCTAGCTGTTGCTAGGTGATACGCTTCTGCATTTGACATGCTATGAACTGATTACCATCGATCGAAATCTTCTGCGCAATGTGCCTGGATTGGTCGACGCGTGTTTCTTCTTTCTTGTACTGGCACTTGAGCTGGGCTGGACCAATGAATAGGCCTGCTTGGCGTTGGTCTGAGACACGCAGAAGATAAGAGTTACtcccttccaaattataagacttttTGTCATTTTTCAGAAACATACGTTTGCTATGCATATAGATGTGTGTTGTCTTATTAGATACACAGTAAAACTTATGTACGTAAAAAAGgcaaaatgttttataatttggaatggagagattATTTATAAAATTTCTTAACATGTGGGTAAGCAAATGTTAGGAGCAGAGAGAAACACAGAAGCTCAACGTTCAGCAGCCAATTTCAACTTCAATATGCAATAATAATACTGAAGGCCCCAGCAAATGTAGGACTTCGGAGTAGTATAATACCATATCCATATGAAAATTTATGAAATTGCATTTTACTATCTACTATGTAATAAGCAGCAGATCAAAGCTCGTCGATTTCGATTGCAGGCCCCCCAAAAAACGAGATTGCATTGCGTAGCTAGAAGCGGGCAGAACTAAACGCTGAGCACAGCCCGTCCTCCGATCTGGtcacggcggcagcggcggcgactgAAGATGACGACGATGCTCCCACATCGCCTTCGTCGGTCGGGACCTCCTGCAGCTTCTGCTCCCCATCTGGGGTCTCCCGCACGATCCTACCCCTCTCCAGGCAGTAACGAGATGCGTCGCCCTGGCACTGCCCTCCTGCTCATTCCGCAGGCCCGATCCATGGCCACCAAGACGGACCGGAGCTCCTGGATCAGCTCCCGCTCCCTCTGACCCATGCGGGCgtagcgccgcgccgccgcctccggaTCAACATCCAGCTGCTCCGCAATACTCCAAACCTCCCTATTGCTGAACGGATCGCGCTTGTTCGTTACCCTTGAACCCTCCATGGTCTCGCGCTCTGCTTCCGCCGTCCCTGCCCTCGACCTCCGTCCGAAAAAGACAGTAAAATTCTGAGTTTTGATCGACTAGTAATATGTTTATAGTAGGAAAAcattattaatatttatttatgtcttctagatagatatcttataagttagagttctaattattttttatataagTTTTAAAACTTTTTTTTGAAACCACAGatgtaagggcctgtttggttcccatGGACTaaagtattttggactaaaatctgcactttagttggactaaa belongs to Miscanthus floridulus cultivar M001 chromosome 4, ASM1932011v1, whole genome shotgun sequence and includes:
- the LOC136550479 gene encoding uncharacterized protein isoform X1, translated to MGSEGPSVVTVHVTGFKKFHGVAENPTEKIVTNLNSFLEKRGLPKNLVLGSCTVLETAGQGSLPTLYKVLESAIADRGTGSSAQGQVIWIHFGVNSGATRFALENQAVNEATFRCPDELGWKPQRVPIVPSDGSILRTRETTLPVNELTKSLRKIGYDVVPSDDTGRFVCNYVYYHSLRFAEQHGIKSLFVHVPLFLTIDEEVQMHFAASLLEVLASSTN
- the LOC136550479 gene encoding uncharacterized protein isoform X2 is translated as MGSEGPSVVTVHVTGFKKFHGVAENPTEKIVTNLNSFLEKRGLPKNLVLGSCTVLETAGQGSLPTLYKVLESAIADRGTGSSAQIHFGVNSGATRFALENQAVNEATFRCPDELGWKPQRVPIVPSDGSILRTRETTLPVNELTKSLRKIGYDVVPSDDTGRFVCNYVYYHSLRFAEQHGIKSLFVHVPLFLTIDEEVQMHFAASLLEVLASSTN